A window of the Candidatus Saccharibacteria bacterium oral taxon 488 genome harbors these coding sequences:
- a CDS encoding glycine--tRNA ligase codes for MEKGCVMSQAKMEDIISLCKRRGFIYQGSDVYGGLSGTWDYGPLGVQLKRNIMNLWWRRFVDERDDMYGVDAAILMNQKVWQASGHVDTFSDPLVECNHCKARFREDHLLKDQQEKLDEYEALTDKIQWYREHATAPNFYDEIKEKEPELFKKILDMELGPSEIDLEEASDFGLKEWSHVLRVIKCPNCGVRGDFSEPRQFNMMFKTFVGASGQNELAIDELTGGVDGKRSLNGMKAITYDPQSISYLRPETAQGIFTNFKNVVDSFYPNLPFGIAQQGKAFRNEIAPRDFVFRSREFEQMEIEYFVDPEHWREAFDELLAATHAFLAELGLKQEHIHELDVPAEDRAHYSKKTIDIEYDYPIGREELMGIAYRTDFDLMNIQRASGKSMEYTVKGTNTKFVPHVIEPSFGVERALMAVLSGAYREDEQNGEKRVYLALPEHLAPVKFAVSPLLKNKPELVEKAREVYAALAKANPGRVMWDDNGNIGKRYRRQDEIGTPYCVVIDFQTLEDGTVTVRERDTTEQRRVKIEEL; via the coding sequence ATGGAGAAAGGTTGTGTGATGAGTCAAGCAAAAATGGAAGACATTATCAGCCTGTGCAAGCGTCGCGGCTTTATTTATCAGGGGTCGGATGTGTATGGCGGCCTGTCGGGTACCTGGGATTACGGTCCGCTGGGTGTGCAGCTGAAGCGTAATATCATGAATTTGTGGTGGCGTAGGTTTGTTGACGAGCGCGACGATATGTACGGCGTTGATGCGGCGATTTTGATGAATCAGAAGGTGTGGCAGGCGAGTGGGCACGTGGATACCTTTTCTGACCCATTGGTGGAGTGTAACCACTGCAAGGCGCGTTTTCGCGAAGATCACTTGCTCAAAGATCAACAGGAAAAGTTGGACGAGTACGAGGCTCTCACCGACAAGATCCAATGGTATCGCGAGCATGCCACGGCACCGAATTTTTATGACGAGATCAAAGAAAAAGAGCCCGAGTTGTTCAAGAAAATACTGGACATGGAGCTTGGCCCAAGTGAGATTGACCTTGAGGAGGCCAGTGATTTTGGGCTGAAAGAGTGGTCGCACGTACTGAGGGTGATAAAATGCCCTAACTGTGGCGTGCGAGGTGATTTTAGTGAGCCGCGACAGTTTAACATGATGTTCAAGACATTTGTCGGTGCTAGCGGGCAAAATGAGCTGGCGATTGATGAGTTGACGGGGGGCGTCGATGGTAAGCGTAGCCTCAATGGTATGAAAGCGATTACCTACGATCCACAGTCGATTTCCTATCTCCGCCCCGAAACAGCCCAGGGCATCTTCACTAATTTCAAAAACGTCGTCGATAGTTTCTACCCGAACCTGCCGTTTGGTATCGCTCAGCAGGGTAAAGCGTTTCGCAATGAGATTGCGCCGCGCGACTTCGTCTTCCGCTCTCGGGAGTTCGAGCAGATGGAGATTGAATATTTCGTCGACCCTGAGCATTGGCGGGAGGCGTTTGATGAGCTGCTGGCGGCGACGCATGCGTTCTTGGCAGAACTGGGTTTGAAGCAGGAACATATCCACGAGCTAGACGTGCCGGCGGAGGATCGGGCGCACTACAGCAAAAAGACGATTGACATCGAATACGACTATCCGATTGGTCGCGAGGAGCTGATGGGTATCGCGTATCGGACTGATTTTGACTTGATGAACATCCAGCGCGCCAGTGGCAAGAGCATGGAATACACCGTCAAGGGAACGAACACAAAATTTGTTCCGCACGTCATCGAGCCGTCGTTTGGTGTGGAGCGGGCGCTGATGGCGGTGCTGTCGGGTGCGTACCGTGAGGATGAACAAAACGGTGAAAAGCGGGTGTATTTGGCGTTGCCAGAGCATTTGGCGCCGGTCAAATTTGCCGTTTCGCCGCTGCTCAAGAACAAGCCAGAACTGGTAGAAAAAGCCCGCGAAGTCTACGCTGCACTCGCCAAAGCCAACCCCGGCCGAGTGATGTGGGACGACAACGGCAACATCGGCAAACGCTACCGCCGCCAAGACGAAATCGGCACGCCATACTGTGTGGTTATTGACTTCCAGACGCTGGAGGACGGCACTGTCACCGTGCGCGAGCGGGATACGACGGAGCAGCGGCGGGTGAAGATTGAGGAGCTGTAG
- a CDS encoding NYN domain-containing protein — protein MRCMKRVYVDGQNFLYKAAEVLIEHGKISSKDELTKIDIRSLVENIVGVGVEIVFYGAKVQVRRDLDDSILEKTTRFSDVARRLRNTLKNQEITFNEVGKLKVRDSDVCHNCQHRDLRMQEKGVDVGIAVDIVVDSLSGRIDEVILVSSDTDLLPAIRVAKARGVKVTYIGFSDKMTRAIIARADASEVIRNQEIIDAFDVYNNMQ, from the coding sequence ATGAGGTGCATGAAGAGGGTATATGTCGATGGCCAAAATTTTTTGTATAAGGCTGCCGAGGTTTTGATTGAGCATGGCAAAATATCTTCAAAGGACGAACTAACGAAGATAGATATTAGGTCGCTTGTCGAAAATATTGTTGGTGTCGGTGTGGAAATTGTATTTTACGGTGCTAAGGTGCAAGTTCGTAGGGATCTTGATGATTCAATTCTAGAGAAGACAACGCGTTTTTCGGATGTGGCGCGACGATTAAGAAACACCTTGAAAAATCAAGAAATTACCTTTAATGAAGTCGGTAAATTAAAAGTGCGCGACAGTGATGTGTGTCATAACTGTCAGCACAGAGATTTGCGTATGCAAGAAAAGGGTGTTGATGTTGGTATTGCGGTGGATATTGTCGTTGATTCATTAAGCGGACGGATTGATGAGGTTATACTGGTAAGCTCAGACACTGATTTGCTACCAGCTATTCGGGTTGCGAAAGCTCGGGGTGTAAAAGTTACGTATATTGGCTTTAGTGATAAAATGACAAGAGCTATTATAGCAAGAGCCGATGCTAGCGAAGTAATTCGCAACCAAGAAATTATTGATGCGTTTGATGTATATAATAATATGCAATAA
- a CDS encoding NUDIX hydrolase, with product MLVVKEINLTYWDLPGGGMDYDEDFESSLKRELYEEVGYKGDLRYQLFDASDEMYIERIDANQICFYCRVWPENFDFIPGEEGDEVRFINPEELLLQKSEVDAPARAYGAHEKWQELYNRGIYK from the coding sequence ATTTTGGTCGTTAAAGAAATTAATCTGACGTACTGGGATTTGCCGGGTGGAGGCATGGATTATGATGAGGATTTTGAATCATCGCTGAAACGCGAGTTGTACGAAGAAGTTGGCTATAAAGGTGATTTGCGCTATCAACTGTTTGACGCGTCGGACGAGATGTATATTGAGCGGATTGACGCCAATCAAATCTGTTTTTATTGCCGCGTCTGGCCGGAGAATTTTGATTTTATACCAGGTGAAGAGGGCGACGAAGTGAGGTTTATTAATCCTGAGGAGCTATTGCTTCAGAAGAGCGAGGTTGACGCGCCAGCTCGAGCCTATGGAGCGCATGAGAAATGGCAGGAGCTATACAACAGGGGCATTTACAAATAG
- a CDS encoding AbrB/MazE/SpoVT family DNA-binding domain-containing protein, giving the protein MVITTIQKVIKIGSSRGVTLPARDLRALGIRDGDEVRLTVEQVRPIKQANKPSLRQDYDDFKKQYGETLKNLADR; this is encoded by the coding sequence ATGGTAATCACTACGATTCAAAAAGTTATCAAGATTGGGTCCAGCCGCGGCGTGACGCTGCCAGCGCGGGATTTGCGGGCACTGGGGATTCGCGATGGCGACGAGGTGCGATTAACGGTTGAGCAGGTAAGACCAATTAAACAGGCAAATAAGCCGTCGCTTCGCCAGGATTATGATGATTTTAAAAAACAATACGGCGAAACGCTGAAAAACTTGGCAGACCGATGA
- a CDS encoding type II toxin-antitoxin system death-on-curing family toxin has translation MICYLEIDEILELHFWIIEDFGGSHGVRDELGLKSLAAAPQTVVFGEEQYVSVHEKAAVYLRNCIADHVFTDVNKRTAVTIVGIFLARNGWRMTAAAVELENFAVRVATDHLDIDAIADWLKRHSQICQ, from the coding sequence ATGATTTGCTATCTGGAGATTGACGAAATTCTAGAGCTGCATTTTTGGATAATTGAGGATTTTGGCGGCTCGCATGGCGTACGCGATGAACTGGGGTTAAAGTCGCTGGCGGCTGCGCCGCAAACAGTTGTTTTTGGTGAGGAGCAATATGTGTCAGTTCACGAAAAGGCGGCGGTTTATTTGCGTAATTGTATAGCAGACCATGTCTTTACCGATGTCAATAAGCGCACAGCGGTGACGATTGTTGGCATCTTTTTGGCGAGAAATGGCTGGAGAATGACTGCGGCGGCTGTTGAACTAGAAAATTTCGCTGTCCGCGTCGCGACCGATCATCTCGATATTGATGCGATTGCCGATTGGCTGAAGCGTCATTCACAGATTTGCCAATGA
- a CDS encoding SDR family oxidoreductase — protein MHIILGGTSGLGLEMARQLRESGKHVLVLGKTHNAQEHGEGFPLDVYYPEQVEAAPALIEQILGGDAIEQFVWAAGYGWRGNFEDQPDARSMAEVNFAGALPLVQWAWHRMAQQRIRSTLTVIGSTSSIKARGDEAVYVATKHAQAGLAHSLALQADEQHLPIRVALFLPGAMKTPFWRGHQPDDYAFFNDPAKVAEHILTAVNTQYQTFLEWPLPKGTLV, from the coding sequence ATGCATATTATTCTTGGTGGGACGAGTGGGCTTGGACTGGAGATGGCGCGGCAGCTCAGAGAAAGCGGTAAGCACGTGTTGGTGCTGGGGAAGACGCATAATGCTCAGGAGCACGGCGAGGGATTCCCGTTGGACGTGTACTATCCCGAGCAGGTTGAAGCAGCGCCGGCGCTGATTGAGCAGATTTTGGGCGGTGACGCCATTGAGCAATTTGTCTGGGCGGCGGGCTATGGTTGGCGCGGTAATTTTGAGGATCAGCCTGATGCGCGCTCTATGGCGGAGGTGAATTTCGCCGGTGCGCTGCCGCTGGTGCAGTGGGCCTGGCATAGGATGGCGCAGCAGCGGATACGCTCTACACTAACGGTAATCGGCTCGACCAGCAGTATCAAAGCTCGCGGGGATGAAGCCGTGTATGTGGCGACCAAGCACGCCCAGGCGGGGCTGGCGCACAGCTTGGCGTTGCAGGCGGACGAGCAGCATTTACCGATTCGCGTAGCGCTGTTCTTGCCCGGGGCGATGAAAACACCGTTTTGGCGGGGACATCAGCCGGATGATTATGCTTTCTTTAATGACCCAGCCAAGGTGGCTGAGCATATATTGACCGCCGTTAACACGCAGTACCAGACATTCCTCGAATGGCCACTACCAAAGGGCACGTTGGTCTAG